The Longimicrobiaceae bacterium genome contains the following window.
GAGCCGGGCCGCGGAGGCGGCACCCCCGCGCCCGGCACGGGCGCCGGTGCCGGTGCGGAAGGAGCAGCCTCCGCAGAAGCGGCTGGTGGTGGTGGACGCCGGGCACGGCGGGGTGGATCCGGGCGCGGCGGGGCCGGGCGGCGCCCGCGAGAAGGTCATCACCCTGGCGGTGGCGCGCCGGCTCGCCGAGATCCTGCGGCAGAACCCGGAGTACGAGGTGCGGATGACGCGCGACCGCGACACCCTCATCGCCCTGCGCGACCGCACCCGCCTCGCCAACGGCTGGCGGAAGGAGGGGCAGCCGGCGCTCTTCATCTCCATCCACTGCAACGCCAACCCGAGCCGCGCGGCCCGGGGGTTCGAGACCTACTTCCTTTCCGAGGCGAAGACGGCGGACGCCAAGCGGGTGGAGGAGATGGAGAACGCGGCGGAGAAGTACGAGGCGGACCACGGCGCGAAGCGCGACCCGCTCAGCTTCATCCTCCACGACCTGCGCCAGAACAAGTACCTGCGCGACTCCAACGACTGGGCGGGGATCATCCAGGACGAGCTGCACCACGTGCACCCGGGCCCCAACCGTGGGGTGAAGCAGGCCGGGTTCTACGTGCTGAACGGCGCCTTCATGCCCGCGGTGCTGGTGGAGATCGGTTTCATCTCCAACCGGCAGGAGGAGGAGATGCTCCGCTCCGCGCGCTACCAGGGGCTCATCGCGGAGCGGCTCGCGCGCTCGGTCGACGCCTTCTTCGAGCGCGACACCGGGCGCGTGGCGGCCGGCGGGCGGTAGCCGCAGCCGGGTCCGGAGCCGCGCGCCACGGGCCGCCGGGGGATCCCCCGGCGGCCCGTCGGGTAATCACCGGCACAGTTCGTCACGCCACCCAGGAGCCGAAGCCCGATGCACCACCCGCCCGTACCCATCGTCGCGCTGGACGTCCCCCGCGCCGAAGACGCCCACGCCCTGGTGGAGCGGATCGGGCCCGCGGCGGAGTGGGTCAAGGTGGGGCTCCAGCTCTTCACCGCGGAGGGGCCCGCGGTGGTGCTGGGCCTGCGGGAGCGGGGCCTGCGCGTCTTCCTGGACCTGAAGCTCCACGACATCCCCAACACCGTGGCGCACGCCGTGGAGTCCGCCGCCCGCCTGGGCGCCGACCTGCTCACGGTGCACGCCTCCGGGGGGAGCGCCATGCTCCGCGCCGCCCGCCGTGCCGCGGGGGAGCGGGGCGGCTCCGGGCCCCGCCTCTTCGCCGTCACCGTGCTCACCTCCCTCTCCGCTCCCGAGCTGGGGGAGGCCTGGGGGCGCGCGGAGGTGTCCGCTCCGGAGGAGGCCGCCCGGCTCGCCCGGCTGGCCGCGGACGCGGGGATGGACGGGGTGGTGTCCTCCGTGCACGAGGCCGCCCGGATCCGCGAGGCGGCCGGTCCGGAGCTGGGGATCCTCACGCCGGGGATCCGCTTGGCGGGGGACGCCGCGGGCGACCAGGCGCGCGTCGCCACCCCGGCGCAGGCGGCCGGGGCGGGGGTGGAGTTCGTGGTGGTGGGGCGTTCGGTGACCGCTGCCCCGGACCCGGCCGCCGCCTTCCGCGCGGTGCTGGAGCAGCTCGGCGGCGTCGCGGCCGGAGCGGGGCGATGACCATGTGCCTGATCCGCCTCCTGGCGCTCCTCCTCCTGCTGGCCGCGCCCGCCACGCTCCAGGCGCAGGAGAAGCCGGTCGCGGCCGGCCTGGAGAGCTTCATCGCGCGCGTCGCCCGCCTCTGGGAGGCGGAGGACGCCGCCGCGCTGGCCGCGCTCGCGCCGTCCACCGGGCGGATGGTGCTGGAGGTGCCCGGCGAGGGGACCGGCCCGGTGCAGGAGCGGCACGCGGCCGCGGCGCTCCGGGCGCTCTTCGCCGAGCGGCAGAGCGTCGCCGCCCGCCCGGGGCGCGTGACCGTGGCCGGCGGGGATCCGCTCCAGGGCTTCGGGGAGATCGCCTGGCGCTCGCGCTCGCGGGGGGTGAGCGCGCCCCGGGCCTCCACCGTCTACGTGGGGGCGGTGCTGGACGGCGGTGAATGGCGGATCCGCGAGCTGCGCGTCCTCCCCTGAGGCGCGCCGCGGTTGACACCGGGGGAGCCGGCGGTCTAGGATTGCCGCTTCGGCGGCGGAGCTTCCGCCGCGGGTGCAGACCGTCTTCGCCGCGATGATCCAGACCGACTCCCTCGTCGAGGAGCTCACCGAGCGCGTGCGGACCGAGTGGTCCGACATCTTCAACTGGCCGGAGCTGACCGCCACCGGGCTGCGGGTGCTCGCGGCCTTTGTCGTCGGATGGCTCGCCTTCTGGGCGCTCAAGCTGCTGCTGCGGCGCATCGAGCGCTCCATCGAGCCCAGCGAGAGCGGGCTCCTGACGGTGCAGGAGCAGCGCAGCAAGACGCTGCTCAGCCTGGTGCGCAGCATCGGGATCGTGGTGATCATCGTCCTGATGATCTTCATGGTCCTCGGCGCGCTCGGCGTGAACGTCGGCCCGCTTCTGGCCGGCGCGGGCGTGATCGGCCTCGCGGTGTCCTTCGGCGCGCAGTCGCTGGTGAAGGACATCATCAGCGGGCTCTTCATCCTCTTCGAGAACCAGTACGCGGTGGGCGACGTGATCCGCCTGGACACCGGGATCTCCGGGGCGGTGGAGCGCATGACGCTCCGCGTGGTCGTCCTGCGCGACGTGTTCGGCGTGGTGCACATCGTCCCCAACGGCGAGATCAAGCGGGTCAGCAACCTGACGCGGACCTGGTCGCGGGTGGTGCTGGACGTGGGCGTCGCCTACAAGGAGGACGTCGACCGGGTGATGGAGGTGATGCGGGACGTGGGCCGGGAGATGTACGAGGACCCCGAGTGGAAGCACTTCCTGGTGGAGGAGATCGTAGTGCCGGGGGTGGAGGCCTTCGCCGAGTCGTCGGTGAACATCCGCATCATGGCCAAGACGGTGCCGCTCAAGCAGTGGGACGTGGGGCGCGAGCTGCGCCGCCGGCTCAAGCGGCGCTTCGACGCCGAGGGGATCGAGATCCCGTTCCCGCAGCGCACGGTGCATTATGCCGCCGAGTCCGTGGCGTCCGGGCTCGCCGGGAGCGGGGCGGGGGACGGCGGAAGGAAGAACGTAGAATGAAGAATGTAGAAATGGGGGCCCGGGCGCTCTCGCGCTTCCCGCGGGCTCGATGTCGCCGGGCCTTGCTGCCGACGACCGGGAGGTAGGTCCCGCGCCGCGCGGATCTGCCCTCCCGCTTTCTTCATTCTACATTCTTCATCGGAAGTATGTACTTGACGCACGGGCATCCGGCGCTTAGATTGGAGACAGGTTGAAGGAGCGTCCACCTGTTCCCGCTCAGACCGATGCCGCGCAAGGGTCCGCACACTCCGGTTGCCGAAGGAAAGTCCGCGATCATCCGCGCTCTGCCAAAGGCGTGCGGCGACGAGGCGGCGGCGGTGGAGTTCCTTGAGGCGCAGCGGTGGGGCGACACCCCGGCCTGCCCCCGGTGCGGCGACACGGACGTACGGAAGATGCTGGACAAGGAAGGGAACCGCAACGCGCGGTATCTCTGGAAGTGCGCGGGCTGCAAGAAGCAGTACACGGTCCGCGTGGGGACGGTCATGGAAGACAGCCCGATTCCGCTCCGGGTGTGGTGCTTCGCCTTCTGGCAGATCAGCGCCGGGAAGAAGGGCGTCAGCGCCATGCAGATTCACCGGCAGACGGGCGTCAGCTACAAGTCCGCGCTCCTGATGATGCACCGGATCCGGCTGGCGATGGAGGACACCAGCGGCTACCCACTGAACGGCGTAGTCGAAATGGACGAAACGTACGTGGGCGGCAAGCCCCGGAAGGGCGACGGGAAGGTGCACAAGCGCGGCCGGGGGACCAGCAAGCAGCCCGTGGTTGCGATGGTGGAGCGGAGCACGGAGGGCCGGAAGGGGAAGGTTCGCACCCGCGTCGTCGCGGACGTGCGGGCCGACAACTTGAAGGCCGCGCTTGAGGAGTGCGTGCACAGCTCCGCGAACCTCGTTACCGACGAGTACCGGGCCTATCCACCCGCCGCGAAGGGGTACGCCAGCCATCGGACCGTCACGCACTCCGCAGGCGAGTACGCGCGGGTGGACGAGGACGGTTTCAACGTGCACAGCAACACGGTAGAGGGCGTGTTTTCTCTGCTCAAGCGGGGGATCTACGGCATCTATCACAACGTCTCTCGGAAGCACCTGCACCGCTACTGCACAGAGTTTGAGTTCCGCTACAACACGCGGGACCTTGAGGACGGCGCCCGAGTGGTGCAGGCGATTCGGAGCATGGAGGGGAAGCGGCTCAAACTACGGTAGACGGTGTACCAAACCGGGCACATGTTGCATGGTTGCATCAAGCTTGGAGCGCCTACATTGGATAGATGCTAGCTGACCCTTGGACCACCTAATGGTACACCATTTGCGACGACAGTGGGCCGTCGTCGAAACCCTTGACAAAGCGCGGGGAGGCAGATAGCGTATTCGCCCGTGAGTTGAATGGGCATGCGATCACTCCCCGGCGCGCAGAGCGAGGAGGCTATGATGGGAGGAGACGGCTAAGGATCCGATCCGCGACAAGGAAATCGGAACGCACCCCATCAAGGGGCGATAGACAGTAGTTGCTATCGCCCCTTCTTCTATCCTACGATGCGAAAATTCCTCAACGAGTGGCTTCAAGCCATAGCGGCGTTGGCGTCTATCATTGGCTTAATCGTGGTCTTTATCGTGGACCAATGGGCGGCGTTGATTGCGCTGTGTGCGATCATCATCTTCCTATCAGCGACGCTGTGGAAGATATATCAGGTGCTTAACTCCTTCGTGGCCGTGCGGTACCCGGCGGGGTATTCTAGCGTATCGACGTTCATCCGATACTCGACCTCGGACGGGAATCGGCTCCGGTATGAGGTGTACAAATACATCCAGTGCCGCCAGCCTCTGATGACACGGTTTGACTACGAATTCAAGTGGTCCGGCACGCACCCGCCGGCACTCGCGTCCGACTTTCAGCGCGTTGGGGAAATCACTCCTGGTGACGTGGGCGGATATGACAAAGTCTGCTTGGAGTTCCCGACACCCCTTCGGTACAATCAGGCGGCGCTGATCCATCTCGCTATGAATCTGGACGACGCGGATCGCAAATCCGAACCGTTCATCAGTACAAGGGTTTCAGAGCCCCTTCAACTGCTCCAGTGGCGTGTAGAACTGCGCCACACGGGCAAGGGTTACAAGAAGACCGCGCGGGTGCTCAAGCAACGGCTAGACTCGAAATTCAGTCCTCGTGCAGTACAGATCGGAACAGTCCCCTTCGATCCCGTGTCGAAGTCGTTTGAGTACCACATTTCTAATCCCGAGCCGGGGTATCACTATCGCCTCGAATGGGACCGTTAGGACAAGGTAGCTGTTGACAAGAACCCCCGCACCGCCCAGCGTAGAGCGGTGCGGGGTATGTGCGGGCGACGAGACTCGAACTCGCAAGACCGGCCAAGGTCCCCCGCTTCCAAGGCGGGGAGCGTCTACCGTTCCGCCACGCCCGCGCCTCGTCTGCGGTGGGGTAGGATTGGACCCCTACCCGAACCCATGCTCCGGAAACCCACTGCGGGGGTTGGAATCCCGCAGTGTCTCCTGGCCGGGAGCACGGCACCACAAACGGGCGTGTGTTGGACCTGCCCGCCGGGCCTCCCTACCGAGTGCCCGGCGGTTCCTTCCCTCAGACCTCAAGCGGCAGCCGCTCTTGCTCCTCCCGGATCGGATAGCAGAAGTCGAGGACGGCTTCAAACGTCTTGAGGAAGCGGTCCCGCCTCGCTTGGGTCCAAGCGTCCCCCTCGGAGGGAAGCGAACTCAACAGGCCCATTATTGCCGGCGGGAGAGCACCAACGTCCTCCCTCGGCGGTGGCGGCGCCCCCTTTGGGGGATCCGTCCGGCGCTCCGTCTGTCGGGGGCGGGACACGGGAGCGGGGGACCGGGGACGACTACGGGCAGCGGGAGGCGCCGTGCCGTCCCCGCCATTTCCGTTGGTCGCCGGTTTCCTCATTCCGGCGTGCTCCGCGAGCCCTAAGAACAGCGTCACCATCCGCCCTTGCTGGCCGCGCGGCTCATATCCCCGGAAGGCGTCGCGGATCGCGTCCTCGCTATCCTCCGCCGGGTCCACGTACGCGAACACGTCCGGGTACACGCCACGAAGGTATTCCGCGAACCGCTCTTGGTACTCGTCGGTGCGGGCGAGCCGAAGCGCCTCCAGATGCTCTGTCGGGTTCCCCTGCTCGTCAACTAGGTCGAGCATCCGCAGGGAGTTGAACGTCCGGTTGACGAGACTGTCGGAGACGCCCGCACGCATGAGTACGTCGCCGTCAATTGGAACCTGAAGGCCCCGGTTCCGGTAACGGTCGATGACCGACAGCACGGCCGCAGGGGGGCCATAGG
Protein-coding sequences here:
- a CDS encoding N-acetylmuramoyl-L-alanine amidase, which codes for SRAAEAAPPRPARAPVPVRKEQPPQKRLVVVDAGHGGVDPGAAGPGGAREKVITLAVARRLAEILRQNPEYEVRMTRDRDTLIALRDRTRLANGWRKEGQPALFISIHCNANPSRAARGFETYFLSEAKTADAKRVEEMENAAEKYEADHGAKRDPLSFILHDLRQNKYLRDSNDWAGIIQDELHHVHPGPNRGVKQAGFYVLNGAFMPAVLVEIGFISNRQEEEMLRSARYQGLIAERLARSVDAFFERDTGRVAAGGR
- a CDS encoding DUF5343 domain-containing protein encodes the protein MAVHTNGPGPYGPPAAVLSVIDRYRNRGLQVPIDGDVLMRAGVSDSLVNRTFNSLRMLDLVDEQGNPTEHLEALRLARTDEYQERFAEYLRGVYPDVFAYVDPAEDSEDAIRDAFRGYEPRGQQGRMVTLFLGLAEHAGMRKPATNGNGGDGTAPPAARSRPRSPAPVSRPRQTERRTDPPKGAPPPPREDVGALPPAIMGLLSSLPSEGDAWTQARRDRFLKTFEAVLDFCYPIREEQERLPLEV
- a CDS encoding mechanosensitive ion channel domain-containing protein, producing MQTVFAAMIQTDSLVEELTERVRTEWSDIFNWPELTATGLRVLAAFVVGWLAFWALKLLLRRIERSIEPSESGLLTVQEQRSKTLLSLVRSIGIVVIIVLMIFMVLGALGVNVGPLLAGAGVIGLAVSFGAQSLVKDIISGLFILFENQYAVGDVIRLDTGISGAVERMTLRVVVLRDVFGVVHIVPNGEIKRVSNLTRTWSRVVLDVGVAYKEDVDRVMEVMRDVGREMYEDPEWKHFLVEEIVVPGVEAFAESSVNIRIMAKTVPLKQWDVGRELRRRLKRRFDAEGIEIPFPQRTVHYAAESVASGLAGSGAGDGGRKNVE
- the pyrF gene encoding orotidine-5'-phosphate decarboxylase → MHHPPVPIVALDVPRAEDAHALVERIGPAAEWVKVGLQLFTAEGPAVVLGLRERGLRVFLDLKLHDIPNTVAHAVESAARLGADLLTVHASGGSAMLRAARRAAGERGGSGPRLFAVTVLTSLSAPELGEAWGRAEVSAPEEAARLARLAADAGMDGVVSSVHEAARIREAAGPELGILTPGIRLAGDAAGDQARVATPAQAAGAGVEFVVVGRSVTAAPDPAAAFRAVLEQLGGVAAGAGR
- a CDS encoding IS1595 family transposase; this encodes MPRKGPHTPVAEGKSAIIRALPKACGDEAAAVEFLEAQRWGDTPACPRCGDTDVRKMLDKEGNRNARYLWKCAGCKKQYTVRVGTVMEDSPIPLRVWCFAFWQISAGKKGVSAMQIHRQTGVSYKSALLMMHRIRLAMEDTSGYPLNGVVEMDETYVGGKPRKGDGKVHKRGRGTSKQPVVAMVERSTEGRKGKVRTRVVADVRADNLKAALEECVHSSANLVTDEYRAYPPAAKGYASHRTVTHSAGEYARVDEDGFNVHSNTVEGVFSLLKRGIYGIYHNVSRKHLHRYCTEFEFRYNTRDLEDGARVVQAIRSMEGKRLKLR